The following coding sequences lie in one Homalodisca vitripennis isolate AUS2020 chromosome X, UT_GWSS_2.1, whole genome shotgun sequence genomic window:
- the LOC124368508 gene encoding uncharacterized protein LOC124368508 encodes MMFKKLICVCLVVAIVSSDTTEEFSSSIETPPATSSIVNLALEELKKHGANPKNKGVSLRSSDSLFGFGIGGNLLGVHAGAGIGHGRGGYGDMGQGFVGKPAGSQYPQYPQFPKYPYPSYMPPQPYYLPAAQAPY; translated from the exons ATGATGTTTAAGAAACTTATCTGTGTCTGCCTGGTGGTAGCGATTGTTAGCAGCGATACAACG GAAGAATTCTCCAGCTCCATAGAAACACCTCCTGCAACATCCAGCATTGTGAACCTAGCTTTAGAAGAACTAAAGAAACACGGAGCAAACCCAAAGAATAAAGGTGTCTCTCTTCGTTCCTCGGACTCGCTGTTCGGATTCGGGATCGGTGGAAATCTGCTAGGAGTGCATGCAGGCGCAGGTATAGGCCATGGCCGTGGAGGCTATGGTGATATGGGACAAGGGTTTGTTGGCAAACCTGCAGGAAGCCAATATCCACAATATCCACAGTTTCCCAAATATCCATACCCTTCGTATATGCCACCACAACCATACTACCTCCCAGCAGCTCAGGCACCCTATTGA